One window of the Nicotiana tabacum cultivar K326 chromosome 4, ASM71507v2, whole genome shotgun sequence genome contains the following:
- the LOC142180083 gene encoding uncharacterized protein LOC142180083, whose protein sequence is MGTPETFSPDPSNPLFVHSSDIPGISLVPVPFSGSGFRGWKRKMIVALSAKNKIAFVNGTCIRPTISGPQQKYGTYLQARYETTNRANCFELKHELAYTSQGALDIASYFNKLKKLWDELGVICTNHAQRCICAAKPSIQQEDEENKLFQFLMGLNEVYVSVRRNFLMMHPPPTLNSAYNILLNDEKQRQVSPNSQFIPDSMSFNVNTTAKMGPHPSIGPVFKGKRGAAHSAAGPEHGNPEFNSHDFASNFNEGVHPAPVTSAIETQNSIIPGLTKQQYAQLINSGATNHMTSNRDLLSNIVPLTIPYPVTLPNGYKVKVTLTGSFALTPSITLHNSPSLKMPLELGKEEDGLYKLAWKRPADSVPFSTNSVPSSCNNISSSSSRNVSQCFGGDCLLTVTYLINRIPSRVLQNRSPYEVLYGKPPTYSHLRVFGCLAYSTVPIPHRDKLQPRAIPCVFLGYPFAKKGYKLYNLHTKQCFISRDVVFHEYCFRFETSPPSFDPPPSSVILPPPSDVPITLFPPHTSVTDPASDPPSSSSPFSTSSLSRSPPAPHASSHVPFNPDIPSPSTSSPSPSLRKSSRQHIAPSYLQNYVCKLPSFSAAYSSSQPLEFEPANYSQAALVPTWQDAMRKEFEALDSNQTWADGSIERYKARLVIKGNTKVEGIDYTKTFSPIVKMSTVKCLVAVVVKKHWSLFQLDVNNIFLHGDLDE, encoded by the exons ATGGGAACACCTGAGACCTTTTCTCCTGATCCCTCTAACCCTTTGTTTGTTCATTCCTCTGATATTCCCGGAATTTCTCTAGTTCCTGTTCCATTTTCGGGCAGTGGATTTAGGGGATGGAAGAGGAAGATGATAGTTGCCCTTTCTGCGAAAAATAAAATAGCCTTCGTAAATGGTACATGCATTAGACCAACCATTAGTGGACCTCAACAGAAATATGGGACATAT CTCCAAGCTAGGTATGAGACTACAAATAGGGCAAATTGTTTTGAACTTAAGCATGAATTAGCCTATACCTCTCAAGGTGCACTAGACATAGCCTCCTATTTTAATAAACTGAAGAAACTATGGGATGAACTGGGGGTAATCTGCACCAATCATGCACAAAGGTGCATTTGTGCTGCTAAGCCCAGTATTCAACAAGAGGATGAGGAGAACAAGCTTTTTCAATTCCTAATGGGTTTAAATGAGGTATATGTGAGTGTCAGGAGAAACTTTCTTATGATGCATCCTCCACCAACTCTTAACAGTGCTTATAATATTTTGCTTAATGACGAAAAACAAAGACAAGTTTCACCTAATTCCCAATTTATCCCTGATTCAATGTCCTTCAATGTGAACACTACTGCAAAAATGGGTCCTCATCCTAGTATTGGTCCT GTGTTCAAGGGTAAAAGAGGTGCTGCTCACAGTGCTGCTGGTCCTGAACATGGTAATCCTGAGTTCAACAGTCATGATTTTGCTTCCAACTTCAATGAGGGTGTCCATCCAGCTCCTGTTACTTCTGCTATTGAAACTCAGAATTCAATCATTCCAGGGTTGACCAAGCAACAATATGCACAATTGATCA ATTCAGGGGCAACTAATCATATGACTTCTAACAGAGATTTGCTTTCTAATATTGTTCCCTTGACAATACCCTATCCTGTCACTCTTCCTAATGGGTACAAAGTAAAAGTAACTTTAACAGGATCTTTTGCTTTGACTCCTTCTATTACACTACACAAT TCCCCTTCTCTGAAGATGCCTCTGGAACTTGGTAAAGAGGAAGATGGCTTGTACAAGCTTGCTTGGAAAAGACCAGCAGACTCAGTGCCATTTTCTACTAACTCTGTTCCTAGTTCGTGCAATAATATTTCTTCCAGTAGTTCTAGAAATGTTTCTCAAT GTTTTGGGGGGGACTGTCTGTTAACTGTAACTTATTTGATCAACAGAATTCCATCTAGAGTTCTTCAGAATAGATCCCCATATGAAGTTCTGTATGGCAAGCCACCTACCTACTCACATTTGAGGGTATTTGGTTGTTTGGCTTACTCTACTGTTCCAATTCCTCACAGGGATAAACTACAGCCCAGAGCCATTCCTTGTGTCTTCCTAGGATATCCTTTTGCCAAGAAAGGCTATAAGCTTTACAATCTACATACCAAGCAATGTTTTATATCCAGGGATGTTGTTTTCCATGAATATTGCTTTCGTTTTGAAACTTCTCCTCCTTCTTTTGATCCTCCTCCATCCAGTGTCATACTTCCTCCTCCTAGTGATGTTCCTATCACACTTTTTCCTCCTCATACTTCTGTTACTGATCCTGCATCTgatcctccttcttcttcctcaccttTTTCTACCTCTTCCCTTAGTCGTTCTCCTCCTGCTCCTCATGCCTCTTCTCATGTACCCTTCAATCCTGACATACCTTCTCCTTCAACTTCCTCCCCTTCTCCTTCTCTTAGGAAATCTTCCAGGCAACACATTGCTCCCTCCTACCTTCAGAATTATGTATGCAAACTACCTTCTTTTTCTGCAGCTTATTCCTCTTCCCAACCCTTAGAGTTTGAACCTGCTAATTACTCTCAGGCTGCCTTAGTTCCAACTTGGCAAGATGCCATGAGAAAAGAGTTTGAAGCCTTGGATTCTAATCAGACTTG GGCTGATGGTAGCATTGAGAGATACAAGGCTAGACTTGTCATAAAGGGTAATACTAAAGTTGAAGGTATTGACTATACAAAAACTTTTTCCCCTATAGTTAAAATGTCTACTGTCAAGTGTCTAGTAGCTGTAGTTGTTAAGAAACATTGGTCTCTTTTTCAACTTGAtgtcaataatatttttcttcatGGGGATCTTGATGAGTAG